Proteins encoded together in one Quercus lobata isolate SW786 chromosome 3, ValleyOak3.0 Primary Assembly, whole genome shotgun sequence window:
- the LOC115979022 gene encoding 60S ribosomal protein L21-2, which produces MPAGHGVRSRTRDLFARPFRKKGYIPLTTYLRTFKIGDHVDVKVNGAIHKGMPHKFYHGRTGRIWNVTKRAIGVEINKQVGNRIIRKRIHVRVEHVQPSRCREEFEQRKIQNDKLKAEAKARGETTTTKRQPKGPKPGFMVEGATLETVTPIPYDVVNDLKGGY; this is translated from the exons ATGCCGGCGGGTCACGGAGTAAGGTCGAGGACAAGGGATCTGTTCGCACGACCCTTCAGAAAGAAGGGTTACATCCCTTTAACTACGTATCTGAGGACCTTCAAGATCGGTGATCATGTTGATGTCAAGGTAAACGGCGCCATTCACAAGGGTATGCCTCACAAGTTCTACCATGGCCGCACTGGTCGTATTTGGAACGTCACCAAACGTGCCATTGGTGTTGAGATCAACAAACAG GTTGGGAACAGGATTATTAGGAAGAGAATTCATGTCCGAGTGGAACATGTTCAGCCATCAAGGTGTAGGGAAGAGTTTGAACAGAGGAAAATCCAGAATGATAAGCTGAAGGCAGAGGCAAAAGCTCGTGGCGAAACGACTACTACAAAAAGACAACCTAAAGGACCTAAGCCTGGGTTTATGGTGGAGGGTGCTACTCTAGAGACTGTTACTCCTATTCCATACGATGTCGTCAATGACCTTAAGGGTGGCTACTGa
- the LOC115981991 gene encoding glyceraldehyde-3-phosphate dehydrogenase A, chloroplastic, translating to MASSATLSVAKPSLKVHSQGFSEFSGLRSSSASLPFARKSSEDLFSVIAFQTSAVGGNGGYRRGVVEAKLKVAINGFGRIGRNFLRCWHGRKDSPLDVIAINDTGGVKQASHLLKYDSTLGIFDADVKPSGDKAISVDGKIIKVVSNRNPANLPWKDLEIDLVIEGTGVFVDREGAGRHLQAGAKKVLITAPGKGDIPTYVVGVNADAYSHAEAIISNASCTTNCLAPFVKVLDQKFGIIKGTMTTTHSYTGDQRLLDASHRDLRRARAAALNIVPTSTGAAKAVALVLPSLKGKLNGIALRVPTPNVSVVDLVVQVSKKTFAEEVNAAFRESADTELKGILSVCDEPLVSVDFRCTDVSSTVDSSLTLVMGDDMVKVIAWYDNEWGYSQRVVDLADIVANNWK from the exons ATGGCTTCTTCTGCTACTCTCTCTGTGGCTAAGCCATCTCTCAAG GTGCACAGTCAGGGGTTCTCTGAATTCTCTGGTCTTCGCAGTTCATCAGCTTCTCTTCCATTTGCTCGCAAGTCCTCCGAAGACTTGTTCTCTGTTATTGCCTTCCAGACCTCTGCT GTTGGTGGGAATGGCGGTTACAGGAGAGGAGTAGTGGAAGCAAAGCTGAAGGTAGCAATCAATGGGTTTGGGAGAATCGGAAGGAACTTCCTGAGATGTTGGCATGGCAGGAAGGACTCGCCATTGGATGTCATCGCCATCAACGACACAGGAGGTGTCAAGCAGGCCTCCCATCTTCTCAAGTACGACTCCACCCTTGGCATCTTTGATGCAGATGTCAAGCCCTCCGGTGACAAGGCTATCTCAGTTGATGGAAAGATCATCAAGGTCGTCTCTAACCGTAACCCCGCCAACCTCCCCTGGAA GGACTTGGAAATAGACCTGGTGATAGAAGGGACTGGAGTGTTTGTGGACAGGGAAGGAGCTGGAAGGCATTTACAGGCAGGGGCTAAGAAGGTGCTTATCACTGCTCCTGGGAAAGGTGATATACCCACCTACGTGGTTGGTGTTAATGCTGACGCTTACAGCCATGCCGAGGCCATCATCAGCAATGCCTCTTGTACCACCAATTGCCTTGCTCCCTTTGTCAAGGTCCTCGACCAAAAATTTG GCATCATCAAGGGTACCATGACAACCACACATTCCTACACTGGAGACCAGAGGCTTCTTGATGCAAGTCACCGTGACCTTCGACGTGCACGTGCTGCAGCTCTCAACATAGTCCCAACTTCCACAGGTGCTGCAAAAGCTGTAGCCCTTGTTCTCCCTTCTCTAAAAGGGAAGCTGAATGGCATTGCCCTCCGTGTGCCCACGCCTAATGTCTCAGTTGTGGACCTTGTTGTTCAAGTGTCAAAGAAGACCTTTGCAGAAGAGGTCAATGCAGCTTTCAGGGAGAGTGCTGACACAGAGCTCAAAGGTATCCTATCTGTATGTGATGAGCCTCTTGTGTCAGTTGACTTCAGGTGCACTGATGTGTCATCAACTGTTGACTCTTCACTAACATTGGTTATGGGAGATGACATGGTGAAGGTGATTGCTTGGTATGACAATGAGTGGGGTTATTCACAGAGGGTAGTTGATCTTGCTGACATTGTTGCCAACAACTGGAAGTGA